One Pseudorasbora parva isolate DD20220531a chromosome 4, ASM2467924v1, whole genome shotgun sequence genomic region harbors:
- the LOC137072649 gene encoding protein NLRC3-like isoform X5, producing the protein MSLREDKEKEDSTSKMSSPSSGSSCDQTMKNLPSAFNDATVTSDPSRRKRQRSESPEPSVVSVKSNNSINNPPNFSDATSDPSRRKRQRSESPEPSVVSVKSNNSIKNPPDFSDATSDPRGEIHLTRYGTSSTSHYQTNIRQDKPESVLHTHTLEIGNLQSVKDQHKLSITAHISQDKTESVQQTHTLETRGLQRVKDQHKTSMKNKYERLFEGIKLLENETPLNRIYTQLYIIEGEREGVNEEHEVLHMEKTARTQHSQDTPIYCNDIFKASPEPGCEKKQIKTVLTKGIAGIGKTVSVQKFILDWAEGKANQDVDFMFVLPFRELNLIRDHQYSLHKLLLDFHPELQDLDLKIYEECKVVLIFDGLDENRMTLMFSDDQKVSDVTETSSVGVLMSNLMKGELLPSALIWITSRPAAANQIPSQYINRLTEIQGFNEPQKEEYFRKRISDENQANRIISHIGRARSLHIMCHIPVFCWISSTVLQKLLEEDLSAEIPQTLTEMYIHFLLIQINMRNQKYEERDPEKLQQSNREVIVKLAEVAFKQLMKGNVMFYEEDLRESGIDVTDAAVYSGICTEIFKEESVIHQRKVYTFIHLSVQEFLAAFYVFYFHVSKTMAGLGNFASIHNMIKGAVDEALKSENGHLDLFLRFLLGISLESNQRLLQDLLTHTENSSESIRRATQYIKEKIKDGHELSTERSINLFLCLLEVKDQTLSGEIQEFVKSDKHSEKKLSPAHCSTIAYMLQMSDEVLDELDLRKYNTSDEGRRRLIPAVVNCTKAILDGCNLTAQHSEIISSALQSSNCVLRELDLSNNDLQDSGVKLLSDGLKSTNCQLEILRLSGCMVSEEGCGYLSSALSLNPSHLRELDLSYNHPGDSGVKPFSDKLKHPNSKLEILNLDHGNPFRITPGLRKYACDLTLDPNTAHNQLILSEKNRKITRVEDKQPYPDHPDRFENNEQVLCGESLTGRCYWEAEWSGFKADIAVTYKGISRKGVSDSWFGCSDISWSLFCTGNGFHVWHINKSTYVPAPSPPSNRVGVYLDWPAGTLSFFSVSDTHTLTHLHTFNTTFTEPLYAGFKAYDSSVSLCQIKQPAKGNN; encoded by the exons CAGGAGGAAGAGACAGAGATCAGAGTCACCAGAGCCCAGTGTTGTGTCTGTGAAGAGTAACAACTCCATAAAGAATCCTCCTGACTTCAGTGATGCAACCTCTGACCCCAG GGGGGAGATACATCTGACCAGATATGGGACATCCTCTACATCCCACTATCAGACTAATATCAGGCAGGACAAACCTGAATCAGTCCTGCATACACACACTCTGGAGATTGGAAACCTGCAGAGTGTCAAAGACCAGCACAAATTAAGCATCACAGCCCACATCAGCCAAGACAAAACTGAATCAGTTCAGCAGACACACACATTGGAGACTAGAGGCCTGCAGAGAGTCAAAGACCAGCACAAAACCAGCATGAAGAACAAGTATGAGAGATTATTCGAGGGAATCAAACTCCTAGAAAACGAAACACCCCTGAACAGGATCTACACACAACTCTACAtcatagagggagagagagaaggagtgaatgaagaacATGAGGTTTTACACATGGAGAAAACCGCCAGAACGCAACACTCACAAGACACTCCAATCTATTGCAATGACATTTTTAAAGCCTCACCTGAACCAGGATGTGAGAAAAAGCAGATCAAGACTGTTCTTACTAAAGGCATCGCTGGAATCGGAAAAACTGTCTCTGTGCAGAAGTTCATTCTGGACTGGGCCGAGGGAAAAGCCAATCAGGATGTAGATTTCATGTTTGTGCTTCCATTTCGAGAGCTGAACTTGATCCGAGATCATCAGTACAGTCTTCACAAACTTCTGCTGGACTTTCATCCTGAACTTCAAGATCTAGATTTAAAGATTTATGAGGAGTGTAAAGTTGTGTTAATCTTTGATGGTCTGGATGAAAACAGAATGACACTGATGTTTTCAGATGATCAGAAAGTTTCTGATGTGACTGAGACTTCATCAGTGGGTGTGTTGATGTCAAACCTCATGAAAGGAGAACTGCTTCCCTCTGCTCTCATCTGGATCACCTCCAGACCAgcagcagccaatcagatcCCCTCCCAATACATCAACCGTCTGACAGAGATTCAGGGATTCAATGAGCCTCAGAAGGAGGAATATTTCAGGAAGAGAATAAGTGATGAGAATCAAGCCAACAGAATCATCTCACACATCGGAAGAGCAAGAAGCCTCCACATCATGTGCCACATACCTGTCTTCTGCTGGATCTCATCCACTGTGCTTCAAAAGCTCCTGGAAGAAGATCTGAGTGCAGAAATCCCTCAAACTCTGACTGAAATGTACATCCACTTCCTGCTGATTCAGATCAACATGAGGAATCAGAAGTATGAAGAGAGAGATCCGGAGAAACTCCAGCAGTCCAACAGAGAAGTGATTGTGAAACTTGCTGAAGTGGCTTTCAAACAGCTGATGAAGGGCAATGTGATGTTCTATGAGGAGGACCTGAGAGAGAGCGGTATAGACGTCACTGACGCCGCAGTGTACTCTGGGATCTGCACTGAGATTTTCAAGGAGGAATCTGTGATTCATCAGAGGAAAGTCTACACCTTCATTCATCTGAGCGTCCAGGAGTTTCTCGCTGCTTTCTATGTGTTCTACTTTCATGTAAGTAAAACTATGGCTGGACTAGGAAATTTTGCTTCTATACATAATatgattaaaggtgcagtagATGAAGCCCTCAAGAGTGAGAATGGGCACCTGGATCTTTTTCTGCGGTTCCTCCTGGGCATCTCACTGGAGTCCAATCAGAGACTCTTACAGGATCtactgacacacacagagaacagcTCGGAGAGCATCAGGAGAGCCACACAGTACATTAAAGAGAAGATCAAAGATGGACATGAACTCTCCACTGAAAGATCCATCAATCTGTTTCTGTGTCTGCTGGAAGTCAAAGATCAGACTCTGTCTGGAGAGATTCAAGAGTTTGTGAAATCAGACAAACACTCAGAGAAGAAACTCTCTCCTGCTCACTGCTCAACGATCGCCTACATGCTTCAGATGTCAGATGAGGTGCTGGATGAGCTGGACCTCAGGAAATACAACACATCAGATGAAGGTAGAAGAAGACTGATACCAGCTGTGGTCAACTGTACTAAAGCCAT TCTTGATGGCTGTAATCTCACTGCTCAGCATAGTGAAATTATATCATCAGCGCTACAATCCTCAAACTGTGTCTTGAGAGAGCTGGACCTAAGTAACAATGACCTCCAggattcaggagtgaagctaCTCTCTGATGGACTAAAGAGTACAAACTGCCAGCTGGAGATACTGAG GTTGTCAGGCTGTATGGTGTCAGAAGAAGGCTGTGGTTATTTGTCTTCAGCTCTGAGTTTaaacccctcacacctgagagagTTGGATCTGAGCTACAATCACCCAGGAGATTCAGGAGTTAAGCCGTTCTCTGACAAACTGAAGCATCCCAACTCTAAACTTGAGATACTCAA TTTGGATCATGGAAACCCTTTTAGAATCACACCAGGACTGAGAAAAT ATGCCTGTGATCTTACGCTGGATCCAAATACAGCACACAAtcaactcattctgtctgagaAGAACAGGAAGATAACACGAGTGGAAGACAAGCAGCCGTATCCTGATCATCCTGACAGATTTGAGAACAATGAGCAGGTTCTGTGTGGAGAGAGTCTGACTGGACGCTGTTACTGGGAGGCTGAATGGAGTGGATTTAAGGCTGATATAGCAGTGACATATAAAGGAATTAGTAGGAAAGGAGTGAGTGACTCTTGGTTTGGATGCAGTGACATATCTTGGAGTCTTTTCTGCACTGGTAATGGATTCCATGTATGGCATATTAATAAGAGCACATATGTGCCAGCCCCTTCACCTCCCTCTAATAGAGTAGGAGTGTATCTGGACTGGCCGGCTGGCACTCTGTCCTTCTTCAgcgtctctgacacacacacactcacacacttacacacattcAACACCACATTCACTGAACCGCTATATGCTGGATTTAAAGCATATGATTCTTCAGTGTCTCTCTGTCAGATTAAACAACCAGCTAAGGGAAACAACTga
- the LOC137072649 gene encoding protein NLRC3-like isoform X2 yields the protein MSLREDKEKEDSTSKMSSPSSGSSCDQTMKNLPSAFNDATVTSDPSRRKRQRSESPEPSVVSVKSNNSINNPPNFSDATSDPSRRKRQRSESPEPSVVSVKSNNSIKNPPDFSDATSDPSRRQRQGSESSKLSSVSLKSSFSMAQPPALSGGQETSDSLGEIHLTRYGTSSTSHYQTNIRQDKPESVLHTHTLEIGNLQSVKDQHKLSITAHISQDKTESVQQTHTLETRGLQRVKDQHKTSMKNKYERLFEGIKLLENETPLNRIYTQLYIIEGEREGVNEEHEVLHMEKTARTQHSQDTPIYCNDIFKASPEPGCEKKQIKTVLTKGIAGIGKTVSVQKFILDWAEGKANQDVDFMFVLPFRELNLIRDHQYSLHKLLLDFHPELQDLDLKIYEECKVVLIFDGLDENRMTLMFSDDQKVSDVTETSSVGVLMSNLMKGELLPSALIWITSRPAAANQIPSQYINRLTEIQGFNEPQKEEYFRKRISDENQANRIISHIGRARSLHIMCHIPVFCWISSTVLQKLLEEDLSAEIPQTLTEMYIHFLLIQINMRNQKYEERDPEKLQQSNREVIVKLAEVAFKQLMKGNVMFYEEDLRESGIDVTDAAVYSGICTEIFKEESVIHQRKVYTFIHLSVQEFLAAFYVFYFHVSKTMAGLGNFASIHNMIKGAVDEALKSENGHLDLFLRFLLGISLESNQRLLQDLLTHTENSSESIRRATQYIKEKIKDGHELSTERSINLFLCLLEVKDQTLSGEIQEFVKSDKHSEKKLSPAHCSTIAYMLQMSDEVLDELDLRKYNTSDEGRRRLIPAVVNCTKAILDGCNLTAQHSEIISSALQSSNCVLRELDLSNNDLQDSGVKLLSDGLKSTNCQLEILRLSGCMVSEEGCGYLSSALSLNPSHLRELDLSYNHPGDSGVKPFSDKLKHPNSKLEILNLDHGNPFRITPGLRKYACDLTLDPNTAHNQLILSEKNRKITRVEDKQPYPDHPDRFENNEQVLCGESLTGRCYWEAEWSGFKADIAVTYKGISRKGVSDSWFGCSDISWSLFCTGNGFHVWHINKSTYVPAPSPPSNRVGVYLDWPAGTLSFFSVSDTHTLTHLHTFNTTFTEPLYAGFKAYDSSVSLCQIKQPAKGNN from the exons CAGGAGGAAGAGACAGAGATCAGAGTCACCAGAGCCCAGTGTTGTGTCTGTGAAGAGTAACAACTCCATAAAGAATCCTCCTGACTTCAGTGATGCAACCTCTGACCCCAG CAGGAGGCAGAGACAAGGATCAGAGTCTTCAAAACTCAGCAGTGTGTCTTTGAAGAGTAGCTTTTCCATGGCGCAACCCCCAGCATTAAGTGGTGGACAAGAGACCTCTGATTCTCT GGGGGAGATACATCTGACCAGATATGGGACATCCTCTACATCCCACTATCAGACTAATATCAGGCAGGACAAACCTGAATCAGTCCTGCATACACACACTCTGGAGATTGGAAACCTGCAGAGTGTCAAAGACCAGCACAAATTAAGCATCACAGCCCACATCAGCCAAGACAAAACTGAATCAGTTCAGCAGACACACACATTGGAGACTAGAGGCCTGCAGAGAGTCAAAGACCAGCACAAAACCAGCATGAAGAACAAGTATGAGAGATTATTCGAGGGAATCAAACTCCTAGAAAACGAAACACCCCTGAACAGGATCTACACACAACTCTACAtcatagagggagagagagaaggagtgaatgaagaacATGAGGTTTTACACATGGAGAAAACCGCCAGAACGCAACACTCACAAGACACTCCAATCTATTGCAATGACATTTTTAAAGCCTCACCTGAACCAGGATGTGAGAAAAAGCAGATCAAGACTGTTCTTACTAAAGGCATCGCTGGAATCGGAAAAACTGTCTCTGTGCAGAAGTTCATTCTGGACTGGGCCGAGGGAAAAGCCAATCAGGATGTAGATTTCATGTTTGTGCTTCCATTTCGAGAGCTGAACTTGATCCGAGATCATCAGTACAGTCTTCACAAACTTCTGCTGGACTTTCATCCTGAACTTCAAGATCTAGATTTAAAGATTTATGAGGAGTGTAAAGTTGTGTTAATCTTTGATGGTCTGGATGAAAACAGAATGACACTGATGTTTTCAGATGATCAGAAAGTTTCTGATGTGACTGAGACTTCATCAGTGGGTGTGTTGATGTCAAACCTCATGAAAGGAGAACTGCTTCCCTCTGCTCTCATCTGGATCACCTCCAGACCAgcagcagccaatcagatcCCCTCCCAATACATCAACCGTCTGACAGAGATTCAGGGATTCAATGAGCCTCAGAAGGAGGAATATTTCAGGAAGAGAATAAGTGATGAGAATCAAGCCAACAGAATCATCTCACACATCGGAAGAGCAAGAAGCCTCCACATCATGTGCCACATACCTGTCTTCTGCTGGATCTCATCCACTGTGCTTCAAAAGCTCCTGGAAGAAGATCTGAGTGCAGAAATCCCTCAAACTCTGACTGAAATGTACATCCACTTCCTGCTGATTCAGATCAACATGAGGAATCAGAAGTATGAAGAGAGAGATCCGGAGAAACTCCAGCAGTCCAACAGAGAAGTGATTGTGAAACTTGCTGAAGTGGCTTTCAAACAGCTGATGAAGGGCAATGTGATGTTCTATGAGGAGGACCTGAGAGAGAGCGGTATAGACGTCACTGACGCCGCAGTGTACTCTGGGATCTGCACTGAGATTTTCAAGGAGGAATCTGTGATTCATCAGAGGAAAGTCTACACCTTCATTCATCTGAGCGTCCAGGAGTTTCTCGCTGCTTTCTATGTGTTCTACTTTCATGTAAGTAAAACTATGGCTGGACTAGGAAATTTTGCTTCTATACATAATatgattaaaggtgcagtagATGAAGCCCTCAAGAGTGAGAATGGGCACCTGGATCTTTTTCTGCGGTTCCTCCTGGGCATCTCACTGGAGTCCAATCAGAGACTCTTACAGGATCtactgacacacacagagaacagcTCGGAGAGCATCAGGAGAGCCACACAGTACATTAAAGAGAAGATCAAAGATGGACATGAACTCTCCACTGAAAGATCCATCAATCTGTTTCTGTGTCTGCTGGAAGTCAAAGATCAGACTCTGTCTGGAGAGATTCAAGAGTTTGTGAAATCAGACAAACACTCAGAGAAGAAACTCTCTCCTGCTCACTGCTCAACGATCGCCTACATGCTTCAGATGTCAGATGAGGTGCTGGATGAGCTGGACCTCAGGAAATACAACACATCAGATGAAGGTAGAAGAAGACTGATACCAGCTGTGGTCAACTGTACTAAAGCCAT TCTTGATGGCTGTAATCTCACTGCTCAGCATAGTGAAATTATATCATCAGCGCTACAATCCTCAAACTGTGTCTTGAGAGAGCTGGACCTAAGTAACAATGACCTCCAggattcaggagtgaagctaCTCTCTGATGGACTAAAGAGTACAAACTGCCAGCTGGAGATACTGAG GTTGTCAGGCTGTATGGTGTCAGAAGAAGGCTGTGGTTATTTGTCTTCAGCTCTGAGTTTaaacccctcacacctgagagagTTGGATCTGAGCTACAATCACCCAGGAGATTCAGGAGTTAAGCCGTTCTCTGACAAACTGAAGCATCCCAACTCTAAACTTGAGATACTCAA TTTGGATCATGGAAACCCTTTTAGAATCACACCAGGACTGAGAAAAT ATGCCTGTGATCTTACGCTGGATCCAAATACAGCACACAAtcaactcattctgtctgagaAGAACAGGAAGATAACACGAGTGGAAGACAAGCAGCCGTATCCTGATCATCCTGACAGATTTGAGAACAATGAGCAGGTTCTGTGTGGAGAGAGTCTGACTGGACGCTGTTACTGGGAGGCTGAATGGAGTGGATTTAAGGCTGATATAGCAGTGACATATAAAGGAATTAGTAGGAAAGGAGTGAGTGACTCTTGGTTTGGATGCAGTGACATATCTTGGAGTCTTTTCTGCACTGGTAATGGATTCCATGTATGGCATATTAATAAGAGCACATATGTGCCAGCCCCTTCACCTCCCTCTAATAGAGTAGGAGTGTATCTGGACTGGCCGGCTGGCACTCTGTCCTTCTTCAgcgtctctgacacacacacactcacacacttacacacattcAACACCACATTCACTGAACCGCTATATGCTGGATTTAAAGCATATGATTCTTCAGTGTCTCTCTGTCAGATTAAACAACCAGCTAAGGGAAACAACTga
- the LOC137072649 gene encoding protein NLRC3-like isoform X4 — MSLREDKEKEDSTSKMSSPSSGSSCDQTMKNLPSAFNDATVTSDPSRRKRQRSESPEPSVVSVKSNNSINNPPNFSDATSDPSRRKRQRSESPEPSVVSVKSNNSIKNPPDFSDATSDPSRGEIHLTRYGTSSTSHYQTNIRQDKPESVLHTHTLEIGNLQSVKDQHKLSITAHISQDKTESVQQTHTLETRGLQRVKDQHKTSMKNKYERLFEGIKLLENETPLNRIYTQLYIIEGEREGVNEEHEVLHMEKTARTQHSQDTPIYCNDIFKASPEPGCEKKQIKTVLTKGIAGIGKTVSVQKFILDWAEGKANQDVDFMFVLPFRELNLIRDHQYSLHKLLLDFHPELQDLDLKIYEECKVVLIFDGLDENRMTLMFSDDQKVSDVTETSSVGVLMSNLMKGELLPSALIWITSRPAAANQIPSQYINRLTEIQGFNEPQKEEYFRKRISDENQANRIISHIGRARSLHIMCHIPVFCWISSTVLQKLLEEDLSAEIPQTLTEMYIHFLLIQINMRNQKYEERDPEKLQQSNREVIVKLAEVAFKQLMKGNVMFYEEDLRESGIDVTDAAVYSGICTEIFKEESVIHQRKVYTFIHLSVQEFLAAFYVFYFHVSKTMAGLGNFASIHNMIKGAVDEALKSENGHLDLFLRFLLGISLESNQRLLQDLLTHTENSSESIRRATQYIKEKIKDGHELSTERSINLFLCLLEVKDQTLSGEIQEFVKSDKHSEKKLSPAHCSTIAYMLQMSDEVLDELDLRKYNTSDEGRRRLIPAVVNCTKAILDGCNLTAQHSEIISSALQSSNCVLRELDLSNNDLQDSGVKLLSDGLKSTNCQLEILRLSGCMVSEEGCGYLSSALSLNPSHLRELDLSYNHPGDSGVKPFSDKLKHPNSKLEILNLDHGNPFRITPGLRKYACDLTLDPNTAHNQLILSEKNRKITRVEDKQPYPDHPDRFENNEQVLCGESLTGRCYWEAEWSGFKADIAVTYKGISRKGVSDSWFGCSDISWSLFCTGNGFHVWHINKSTYVPAPSPPSNRVGVYLDWPAGTLSFFSVSDTHTLTHLHTFNTTFTEPLYAGFKAYDSSVSLCQIKQPAKGNN, encoded by the exons CAGGAGGAAGAGACAGAGATCAGAGTCACCAGAGCCCAGTGTTGTGTCTGTGAAGAGTAACAACTCCATAAAGAATCCTCCTGACTTCAGTGATGCAACCTCTGACCCCAG CAGGGGGGAGATACATCTGACCAGATATGGGACATCCTCTACATCCCACTATCAGACTAATATCAGGCAGGACAAACCTGAATCAGTCCTGCATACACACACTCTGGAGATTGGAAACCTGCAGAGTGTCAAAGACCAGCACAAATTAAGCATCACAGCCCACATCAGCCAAGACAAAACTGAATCAGTTCAGCAGACACACACATTGGAGACTAGAGGCCTGCAGAGAGTCAAAGACCAGCACAAAACCAGCATGAAGAACAAGTATGAGAGATTATTCGAGGGAATCAAACTCCTAGAAAACGAAACACCCCTGAACAGGATCTACACACAACTCTACAtcatagagggagagagagaaggagtgaatgaagaacATGAGGTTTTACACATGGAGAAAACCGCCAGAACGCAACACTCACAAGACACTCCAATCTATTGCAATGACATTTTTAAAGCCTCACCTGAACCAGGATGTGAGAAAAAGCAGATCAAGACTGTTCTTACTAAAGGCATCGCTGGAATCGGAAAAACTGTCTCTGTGCAGAAGTTCATTCTGGACTGGGCCGAGGGAAAAGCCAATCAGGATGTAGATTTCATGTTTGTGCTTCCATTTCGAGAGCTGAACTTGATCCGAGATCATCAGTACAGTCTTCACAAACTTCTGCTGGACTTTCATCCTGAACTTCAAGATCTAGATTTAAAGATTTATGAGGAGTGTAAAGTTGTGTTAATCTTTGATGGTCTGGATGAAAACAGAATGACACTGATGTTTTCAGATGATCAGAAAGTTTCTGATGTGACTGAGACTTCATCAGTGGGTGTGTTGATGTCAAACCTCATGAAAGGAGAACTGCTTCCCTCTGCTCTCATCTGGATCACCTCCAGACCAgcagcagccaatcagatcCCCTCCCAATACATCAACCGTCTGACAGAGATTCAGGGATTCAATGAGCCTCAGAAGGAGGAATATTTCAGGAAGAGAATAAGTGATGAGAATCAAGCCAACAGAATCATCTCACACATCGGAAGAGCAAGAAGCCTCCACATCATGTGCCACATACCTGTCTTCTGCTGGATCTCATCCACTGTGCTTCAAAAGCTCCTGGAAGAAGATCTGAGTGCAGAAATCCCTCAAACTCTGACTGAAATGTACATCCACTTCCTGCTGATTCAGATCAACATGAGGAATCAGAAGTATGAAGAGAGAGATCCGGAGAAACTCCAGCAGTCCAACAGAGAAGTGATTGTGAAACTTGCTGAAGTGGCTTTCAAACAGCTGATGAAGGGCAATGTGATGTTCTATGAGGAGGACCTGAGAGAGAGCGGTATAGACGTCACTGACGCCGCAGTGTACTCTGGGATCTGCACTGAGATTTTCAAGGAGGAATCTGTGATTCATCAGAGGAAAGTCTACACCTTCATTCATCTGAGCGTCCAGGAGTTTCTCGCTGCTTTCTATGTGTTCTACTTTCATGTAAGTAAAACTATGGCTGGACTAGGAAATTTTGCTTCTATACATAATatgattaaaggtgcagtagATGAAGCCCTCAAGAGTGAGAATGGGCACCTGGATCTTTTTCTGCGGTTCCTCCTGGGCATCTCACTGGAGTCCAATCAGAGACTCTTACAGGATCtactgacacacacagagaacagcTCGGAGAGCATCAGGAGAGCCACACAGTACATTAAAGAGAAGATCAAAGATGGACATGAACTCTCCACTGAAAGATCCATCAATCTGTTTCTGTGTCTGCTGGAAGTCAAAGATCAGACTCTGTCTGGAGAGATTCAAGAGTTTGTGAAATCAGACAAACACTCAGAGAAGAAACTCTCTCCTGCTCACTGCTCAACGATCGCCTACATGCTTCAGATGTCAGATGAGGTGCTGGATGAGCTGGACCTCAGGAAATACAACACATCAGATGAAGGTAGAAGAAGACTGATACCAGCTGTGGTCAACTGTACTAAAGCCAT TCTTGATGGCTGTAATCTCACTGCTCAGCATAGTGAAATTATATCATCAGCGCTACAATCCTCAAACTGTGTCTTGAGAGAGCTGGACCTAAGTAACAATGACCTCCAggattcaggagtgaagctaCTCTCTGATGGACTAAAGAGTACAAACTGCCAGCTGGAGATACTGAG GTTGTCAGGCTGTATGGTGTCAGAAGAAGGCTGTGGTTATTTGTCTTCAGCTCTGAGTTTaaacccctcacacctgagagagTTGGATCTGAGCTACAATCACCCAGGAGATTCAGGAGTTAAGCCGTTCTCTGACAAACTGAAGCATCCCAACTCTAAACTTGAGATACTCAA TTTGGATCATGGAAACCCTTTTAGAATCACACCAGGACTGAGAAAAT ATGCCTGTGATCTTACGCTGGATCCAAATACAGCACACAAtcaactcattctgtctgagaAGAACAGGAAGATAACACGAGTGGAAGACAAGCAGCCGTATCCTGATCATCCTGACAGATTTGAGAACAATGAGCAGGTTCTGTGTGGAGAGAGTCTGACTGGACGCTGTTACTGGGAGGCTGAATGGAGTGGATTTAAGGCTGATATAGCAGTGACATATAAAGGAATTAGTAGGAAAGGAGTGAGTGACTCTTGGTTTGGATGCAGTGACATATCTTGGAGTCTTTTCTGCACTGGTAATGGATTCCATGTATGGCATATTAATAAGAGCACATATGTGCCAGCCCCTTCACCTCCCTCTAATAGAGTAGGAGTGTATCTGGACTGGCCGGCTGGCACTCTGTCCTTCTTCAgcgtctctgacacacacacactcacacacttacacacattcAACACCACATTCACTGAACCGCTATATGCTGGATTTAAAGCATATGATTCTTCAGTGTCTCTCTGTCAGATTAAACAACCAGCTAAGGGAAACAACTga